The following proteins come from a genomic window of Nostoc sp. TCL26-01:
- a CDS encoding dienelactone hydrolase family protein: MTELAVDTNIVQLQSGNVQISAYLAQPQAPGTYPGVVVIQEIFGVNEHIRDVTARIAKLGYVAIAPAVFDRLAPGFETGYTLADVEVGKKYAWEQTTAPELLSDIQSAIDYLKTLPQVKKEGFGCIGFCFGGHVAYLAATLPDIQATASFYGAGIPTRTPGGETPTINRTPEIKGTIYTFFGTEDGSIPPEHVQAITTELEKYNISHRVFRYDGADHGFFCDRRASYHPQAAADAWEQVKQLFGTVLAA; this comes from the coding sequence ATGACTGAGCTAGCAGTGGACACAAACATAGTTCAACTCCAATCAGGTAATGTGCAGATATCAGCTTATCTAGCACAACCACAAGCACCTGGCACTTACCCTGGAGTTGTGGTAATCCAAGAGATTTTTGGTGTAAATGAGCATATTCGAGATGTGACAGCGCGGATTGCCAAGTTAGGATATGTGGCGATCGCTCCAGCTGTATTTGATCGCCTTGCTCCTGGTTTTGAAACAGGATACACTCTAGCAGACGTAGAAGTTGGCAAAAAATATGCTTGGGAGCAAACCACAGCACCAGAGTTATTAAGTGATATTCAATCAGCAATAGACTACCTCAAAACCTTACCCCAAGTCAAAAAAGAAGGCTTTGGCTGTATCGGCTTCTGTTTTGGTGGTCATGTAGCCTATCTTGCTGCCACTTTACCAGATATCCAAGCTACAGCTTCCTTCTACGGTGCAGGAATTCCCACTCGCACACCAGGCGGTGAAACTCCTACAATTAACCGCACCCCAGAAATTAAAGGCACAATCTATACCTTTTTTGGTACGGAAGATGGCAGTATTCCCCCAGAACACGTCCAGGCGATCACAACAGAGTTAGAAAAATACAACATTTCTCATCGTGTGTTCCGCTACGATGGAGCTGACCACGGATTTTTCTGTGACCGTCGTGCCAGTTATCATCCTCAAGCGGCAGCTGATGCTTGGGAACAAGTAAAACAACTGTTTGGGACTGTTCTGGCAGCGTAA
- a CDS encoding GntR family transcriptional regulator produces the protein MIQFRIQPDSEIPASTQLFNQIRFAIASRQYPPAYKLPSTRALAMQTGLHRNTISKVYRQLEEDGFVESLAGSGIYVRAQGHEGGSRLQSPILKQHPEASKVLQQALDELITQGCSLNQAREIFLAEIDWRLRCSARVLVAAPAQDMGVGELMAYELEEELKIPVQIVAIDELTTVLEKTTSATVVTSRYFIHDVEAIAAPRGIRVIPLDIYDYNKEINLLKNLPKDNCVGIVSLSSGIGHQAEVILHGLRGDDLLIMTTQPKDTYKLQAIVKRAEVIICDQACFTTVQAAVQLASEDIIRPPKLIKVENYIGTNSINLLKRELGLG, from the coding sequence ATGATTCAATTCCGTATTCAGCCAGACAGTGAGATTCCCGCATCAACCCAACTATTTAATCAAATTCGGTTTGCGATCGCATCTCGACAATATCCACCTGCATACAAATTGCCCAGCACCCGCGCATTGGCGATGCAAACGGGGTTACACCGCAACACGATTAGCAAAGTCTATCGTCAACTAGAGGAAGATGGTTTTGTTGAAAGTCTAGCAGGTTCGGGTATTTACGTCCGCGCTCAAGGTCACGAGGGTGGTAGCAGGCTACAATCGCCCATTCTCAAGCAACATCCAGAAGCATCAAAAGTCTTACAGCAAGCCCTTGATGAATTAATTACACAAGGATGTTCACTCAACCAAGCACGGGAAATATTCTTAGCAGAGATTGACTGGCGCTTGCGATGTAGTGCGCGGGTATTGGTAGCCGCACCAGCACAAGATATGGGTGTAGGGGAGTTAATGGCTTATGAACTAGAAGAAGAATTAAAAATCCCTGTGCAAATAGTTGCCATTGATGAATTAACGACAGTGTTAGAGAAAACTACCTCAGCTACCGTGGTGACTAGTCGGTATTTTATTCATGATGTGGAGGCGATCGCTGCACCAAGAGGTATACGTGTCATTCCTCTGGATATTTACGACTACAATAAGGAAATCAACCTGCTGAAAAACTTACCCAAAGATAACTGTGTAGGCATAGTCAGTCTCAGTTCAGGCATTGGTCATCAAGCAGAAGTTATTCTCCACGGACTTAGAGGTGATGACTTATTAATCATGACTACCCAACCAAAGGATACTTATAAATTGCAAGCAATAGTGAAGCGGGCTGAGGTAATTATTTGTGATCAAGCTTGTTTTACCACCGTGCAAGCAGCAGTACAACTTGCCTCGGAAGATATTATTCGTCCACCCAAATTAATCAAGGTGGAAAATTACATCGGTACAAATTCCATTAACTTATTAAAGAGAGAACTAGGCTTGGGTTAA
- a CDS encoding DUF1611 domain-containing protein gives MRLPLNQRIAILLHEGTVGTVGKTGLALLRYSEAPIVAVIDRDCAGKSLREITGIKRDVPIVDSVVAAMDYQPEVLVIGIAPKGGGVPDDYWMEFKTALDAGMSLVNGLHTPLANIPDLNALLKPGQLIWDVRKEPANLDVASGAARTLPCRRVLTVGTDMAIGKMSTSLELHWAAKLRGWRSKFLATGQTGVMLEGDGVALDAVRVDFAAGAVEQIVMRYGKNYDILHIEGQGSLLHPGSTATLPLIRGSQPTQLVLVHRAGQTHNKNNPHVPIPPLPEVIRLYETVASAGGAFGRVPVVGIALNTAHLDEYEAKEAIAQTTAETGLPCTDVVRFGANVLLEAVMQS, from the coding sequence GTGCGTCTGCCGCTTAATCAACGAATAGCAATTTTGTTACATGAAGGAACTGTTGGCACTGTAGGCAAAACAGGGCTAGCACTTTTACGCTACAGTGAAGCCCCCATCGTCGCCGTGATAGACCGTGACTGTGCTGGCAAATCTTTACGAGAAATAACTGGGATCAAGCGTGATGTGCCAATTGTAGATTCGGTAGTTGCCGCAATGGACTACCAGCCGGAAGTTTTAGTAATTGGTATTGCGCCTAAAGGTGGTGGAGTACCAGATGATTACTGGATGGAATTCAAAACAGCTTTAGACGCGGGAATGTCTTTGGTCAATGGCTTGCACACACCCCTAGCCAATATTCCAGACTTAAACGCACTGCTAAAACCAGGACAATTAATTTGGGATGTCCGCAAAGAACCAGCTAATCTAGATGTGGCTAGTGGTGCAGCCCGGACTTTACCCTGTCGGCGGGTGTTGACGGTGGGAACAGACATGGCCATTGGTAAGATGTCCACCAGTCTAGAACTACATTGGGCAGCAAAACTGCGGGGTTGGCGTTCTAAGTTTTTGGCTACTGGTCAAACTGGTGTCATGCTGGAAGGTGATGGTGTAGCTTTAGATGCTGTACGGGTTGATTTTGCGGCTGGGGCTGTTGAACAGATAGTCATGCGCTACGGGAAAAATTACGACATTCTCCATATAGAAGGGCAGGGTTCTTTGTTGCATCCTGGTTCCACTGCTACCCTACCTTTAATTCGTGGTTCCCAGCCTACCCAATTGGTCTTAGTACATCGGGCTGGACAAACTCATAATAAGAATAACCCTCATGTGCCAATTCCACCATTACCAGAAGTTATTCGCCTGTATGAGACTGTAGCTAGTGCAGGGGGAGCTTTTGGTCGTGTGCCGGTGGTGGGTATAGCGTTGAATACTGCCCATTTAGATGAGTATGAAGCAAAAGAGGCGATCGCTCAAACTACAGCCGAAACTGGACTACCATGTACTGATGTAGTCCGTTTTGGGGCTAATGTGTTACTGGAAGCAGTCATGCAGAGTTAA
- a CDS encoding NUDIX hydrolase, which yields MSKLQKWQILKSNMVLNHQWCQVRQDEIQLPSGQIIDDYFVNIRPDIVLVLPITASREVVFVRQYRHGIEKILMELPAGRFDSNTESAADAGIRELREETGYVAENLTKIATLYDNPSKDTNQIHLFLAENVVKLGEQNLDITEEIEVILIPVESVLEKITQGEILVVGTIAALLLGLQFLIE from the coding sequence ATGAGTAAATTACAAAAATGGCAAATTTTAAAATCAAATATGGTTTTAAATCATCAATGGTGTCAAGTCAGGCAAGATGAGATTCAACTACCTAGTGGTCAGATTATCGATGACTATTTTGTGAATATTAGACCAGATATTGTCTTAGTCTTGCCAATTACTGCTAGTCGAGAAGTTGTTTTTGTCCGCCAATATCGACATGGCATCGAAAAAATTCTCATGGAACTTCCCGCCGGCAGATTTGACTCAAATACAGAAAGTGCGGCAGATGCAGGAATCAGAGAACTGCGAGAAGAAACAGGTTATGTAGCGGAAAACCTGACGAAAATTGCCACATTATATGATAATCCTAGTAAGGATACTAATCAAATTCATTTATTTTTAGCTGAGAATGTTGTCAAGCTCGGAGAACAAAATTTAGATATTACAGAAGAAATTGAAGTAATTTTGATTCCTGTGGAGTCAGTGTTAGAGAAAATTACCCAAGGGGAAATTTTGGTAGTAGGAACTATTGCAGCTCTATTGTTAGGGTTACAGTTTTTGATTGAGTAG
- the psb34 gene encoding photosystem II assembly protein Psb34 has protein sequence MYTTINEDGVLNNYATEPQMYYAEYPAIWEQRKYVVQGVFATLIVTTLVLVALSVN, from the coding sequence ATGTATACCACCATTAACGAAGACGGCGTTCTCAATAACTACGCAACTGAACCCCAGATGTACTATGCTGAGTACCCCGCAATTTGGGAACAACGCAAATACGTTGTACAGGGTGTGTTCGCTACTTTAATTGTCACTACTCTAGTTTTGGTAGCCTTAAGCGTTAACTAA
- a CDS encoding Uma2 family endonuclease, whose protein sequence is MIAQVDESKYYTSEEYLELEVNSQERHEYIDGEIIVMTGGTPNHNKIALNLSAALNFAMKRQPYQVFVTDQRLWIPAKGIYTYPDVMVVDGEPQLQTGRKDTITNPLIIAEVLSNSTKSYDKDDKFAAYRTLANFQEYILIDQYKMHIEQYFKTDNKRWIFVEYDDLDETISLNSITFTMAIADIYDKVNFAQET, encoded by the coding sequence ATGATTGCACAAGTTGACGAAAGTAAATATTATACTTCTGAGGAATATTTAGAACTAGAGGTTAATTCCCAGGAACGTCATGAATATATCGATGGTGAAATTATCGTTATGACTGGTGGTACACCAAATCACAATAAAATTGCTCTGAATTTGAGTGCGGCTTTAAATTTCGCAATGAAGCGTCAACCCTATCAAGTATTTGTCACTGATCAAAGGTTGTGGATACCTGCCAAGGGGATTTATACTTATCCTGATGTGATGGTTGTTGATGGTGAACCCCAATTACAAACAGGACGAAAAGACACTATTACTAATCCTTTGATAATTGCTGAGGTGTTGTCAAACTCCACAAAAAGTTACGATAAAGATGATAAATTTGCGGCTTATCGTACTCTGGCAAATTTTCAAGAATATATTTTAATTGACCAATATAAAATGCATATAGAGCAATATTTTAAGACAGATAACAAGCGGTGGATTTTCGTCGAATATGATGATTTAGATGAAACAATTTCTTTAAACTCTATTACTTTTACAATGGCGATCGCTGATATTTACGATAAAGTTAATTTTGCACAAGAAACTTAA
- a CDS encoding S1 RNA-binding domain-containing protein, with translation MNSESKLSQKANSSFTMDDFAKALENHDYQFQKGQVVSGKVFQLDPDGAYVDIGGKSSAYIPRDEASLRAVTDLAEVLPLQEELEFLIIREQDAEGQVTLSRRQLEIQHIWEKLAQMQENAQTVDVKVTGVNKGGVTVDFQTLRGFIPRSHLTERDNLEALKGKTLTVGFLEVDRNNKKLILSQRVVARSSNFSQLEIGQLVEGKITGIKPFGVFVDLDGLSALLHIKQVSQKFIESLEKVFQIGQEVKAVIIDLDEGKGRVAISTRALENFPGEVLENFAEVMASAEARAHRAANKVTE, from the coding sequence ATGAACTCCGAATCGAAACTTTCTCAAAAAGCTAACTCGTCTTTTACAATGGACGATTTCGCCAAAGCACTAGAAAATCACGACTACCAGTTTCAGAAAGGACAAGTTGTTTCCGGCAAGGTGTTTCAACTTGACCCCGATGGAGCTTATGTTGATATTGGTGGCAAGTCGTCAGCGTACATTCCCCGTGATGAGGCTTCTTTGAGAGCAGTAACCGATTTAGCGGAGGTACTGCCGTTGCAGGAAGAACTAGAGTTTTTGATTATCCGTGAGCAGGATGCAGAAGGTCAAGTTACTCTTTCTCGACGGCAGTTAGAAATTCAGCATATCTGGGAGAAACTAGCACAAATGCAGGAAAATGCCCAGACTGTCGATGTCAAAGTCACGGGTGTGAATAAAGGTGGTGTGACTGTCGATTTTCAAACCTTACGGGGATTTATTCCGCGATCGCACCTGACAGAGCGCGATAATTTAGAAGCACTCAAAGGTAAAACCCTGACTGTTGGGTTTTTGGAAGTAGACCGGAATAACAAAAAACTTATCCTTTCTCAGCGTGTAGTCGCTCGTTCTAGCAACTTTAGTCAGTTAGAAATTGGTCAGTTAGTAGAAGGTAAAATCACTGGCATTAAACCGTTTGGTGTGTTTGTTGATTTAGATGGACTCAGTGCTTTATTACACATCAAGCAAGTCAGTCAAAAATTCATTGAGTCTCTAGAAAAAGTCTTTCAAATCGGTCAAGAAGTTAAAGCCGTCATTATTGACTTAGATGAAGGCAAAGGTCGAGTGGCTATCTCTACCAGAGCCTTAGAAAACTTCCCTGGAGAAGTATTAGAAAATTTTGCCGAAGTCATGGCTTCCGCCGAAGCACGCGCTCATCGCGCCGCTAATAAAGTGACTGAATAA
- a CDS encoding dipeptide epimerase, translating to MQVAVSLFTVNKRFPLTISRGTTAKTTNIWVKILHDDIEGWGEASPFGVGNHGQSTDIIKDYLQKLVSILQPFSPLQRQEIEQVFTQYQIPSAVRAALDMAMHDWLGKRVGLPMWQIWGLDRQLIVPTSVTIGIGTPAAARARARDWLEFTDVRLFKVKLGSPDGIEADKQMLLALQQEAPNQEFFVDANGGWSLADALEMCNWLADLGIKYVEQPLVRGQEQDLGELKNKSPLPIFVDESCFHSADIPRLADYVDGINIKLMKSGGLSEAMRMVHTARACGLQVMFGCYSDSTLSNSAAAQLAPLADYLDLDSHLNLIDDPFTGALLQQGRVLPNDLPGLGVKYSASAA from the coding sequence ATGCAAGTAGCAGTCAGTTTGTTTACAGTCAATAAAAGATTTCCCTTAACTATTAGTCGTGGTACTACGGCAAAGACCACGAATATCTGGGTGAAAATTTTACATGATGATATTGAGGGATGGGGGGAAGCATCACCATTTGGTGTAGGTAATCATGGACAATCAACTGATATCATCAAAGACTACTTGCAAAAACTGGTGTCAATCTTACAACCATTTAGCCCTCTACAGCGTCAAGAAATTGAGCAAGTATTCACACAATATCAGATTCCCTCAGCAGTCAGGGCAGCTTTGGATATGGCCATGCACGACTGGCTAGGTAAGCGTGTGGGTTTACCTATGTGGCAAATTTGGGGACTCGATCGCCAGCTGATTGTCCCCACTTCCGTCACAATTGGGATTGGGACACCAGCAGCAGCCAGAGCTAGAGCCAGAGACTGGTTAGAATTTACCGATGTGCGTCTGTTTAAAGTCAAATTAGGTAGTCCAGATGGTATAGAAGCAGACAAGCAAATGCTGTTAGCTCTCCAGCAAGAAGCCCCAAACCAAGAATTTTTTGTGGATGCGAACGGCGGTTGGAGTTTAGCAGATGCTCTAGAAATGTGTAATTGGCTCGCTGATTTGGGAATAAAATATGTCGAACAGCCACTCGTGCGAGGGCAAGAACAAGATTTAGGAGAACTCAAAAATAAATCACCCCTGCCAATTTTTGTGGATGAAAGTTGCTTTCATAGTGCGGATATTCCCCGTTTGGCTGACTATGTAGATGGCATCAATATTAAGTTGATGAAATCAGGAGGCTTATCTGAAGCCATGCGGATGGTACATACAGCGCGGGCTTGTGGGTTACAAGTAATGTTTGGCTGCTATTCTGACAGTACACTATCTAACAGTGCGGCTGCACAACTAGCACCATTAGCTGATTATTTAGATTTAGACTCTCACCTGAATTTAATTGATGATCCTTTTACAGGAGCATTACTACAACAAGGGCGAGTGTTACCAAACGATTTACCAGGCTTGGGAGTAAAATATAGTGCGTCTGCCGCTTAA
- a CDS encoding HetP family heterocyst commitment protein, producing the protein MNYHMSSQKSVQNTLTSEQLNQVIEAITDGRYSWACVLILRFVGHNPLHFIPQRTYSRLMKENKQVSNTPTTTSANNLHPTVASSMNRVSSMATVYSSSFHTLHN; encoded by the coding sequence ATGAATTATCATATGTCTTCACAAAAATCTGTGCAAAATACTCTCACATCTGAACAATTAAATCAGGTGATTGAAGCTATTACTGATGGCAGATATTCTTGGGCTTGTGTGCTGATTTTACGTTTTGTCGGACATAACCCACTGCACTTTATTCCTCAACGAACGTATAGCCGATTAATGAAAGAGAATAAGCAAGTCTCCAATACACCAACAACTACATCTGCCAATAATCTTCATCCTACTGTTGCTAGTTCGATGAATAGAGTTTCATCTATGGCAACTGTTTATTCCTCATCATTCCACACACTTCATAACTAA